In Longimicrobiales bacterium, a single window of DNA contains:
- a CDS encoding response regulator, whose translation MIAESPQRARILVVDDEADIRQSLQRLVTRFGYTAKGASSAEEADRWLTSERFDLLLLDIELPRMKGVEFLSWALSRDPEMAVIMLTGLDIPEVAIECMDQGARTYLVKPIEVDFLRLALRDALGLRRVLVERNDLASRA comes from the coding sequence ATGATTGCGGAATCGCCTCAACGCGCTCGCATTCTCGTGGTCGACGACGAAGCGGACATTCGGCAGAGCCTTCAACGTCTCGTGACCCGCTTTGGCTATACCGCCAAGGGTGCGTCCTCGGCCGAGGAAGCAGATCGCTGGCTCACATCGGAGCGCTTTGACCTGCTTCTGTTGGACATCGAACTCCCTCGAATGAAGGGAGTGGAGTTCCTGTCCTGGGCGTTGTCGCGTGATCCTGAAATGGCTGTGATCATGCTCACCGGTCTCGACATCCCTGAAGTCGCGATCGAGTGCATGGATCAAGGAGCGAGGACCTACCTCGTGAAGCCCATTGAGGTCGATTTTCTGCGTCTTGCTCTTCGTGATGCGTTGGGCCTGCGAAGGGTGCTCGTGGAGCGAAATGACCTGGCAAGTAGGGCCTAG
- a CDS encoding amidohydrolase: MFVFSDRRFFTIATLTVLAAGCDSGPAVEAADLVLRGGKIVTVDDETPQVQALASRDGRIIAMGSDAEMSGYIGDGTRVVELDGHTAIPGFIEGHGHYMGVGRSTLQLNLMTVANWGEAVAMVEAAVADAEPGELITGRGWHQEKWDVRPEPNVDGLPFHASLSAVSPDNPVILRHASGHATYANAKAMELSGIDASTPDPRGGEIVRDASGNPIGAFRETAGGLLGPAQRGAASPDPARVALLAQEESFSKGITSFQDAGSGFGSVDLWKDLVDDGSLKIRLYVMLRGSNDSFREKLADYRMIGYGDRLTVRAIKHSIDGALGSHGAWLLEPYDDLPTSTGLNTTPVEVITETAALAMEHGYQLNVHAIGDRANRETLDIFEAAYVTAGGEDYRWRVEHAQHLNPDDIGRFGELGVIAAMQGVHATSDGPWVEPKLGAQRAAEGAYVWQKLMESGAVIMNGTDAPVEDVDPMVSYYSTVSRVMNNGEVYFPNQRMSRLEALKSYTINAAYGAFEDDVKGSLVVGKFADITVLSQDIMTIDEAAIPDTEIVYTIVGGEVVYEGGR; the protein is encoded by the coding sequence ATGTTCGTGTTCTCCGATCGCCGTTTCTTCACGATTGCCACACTCACCGTCTTGGCGGCCGGCTGCGACTCCGGGCCCGCCGTCGAAGCGGCGGACCTTGTTTTGAGAGGCGGGAAGATCGTCACGGTGGACGATGAGACCCCCCAGGTGCAAGCTCTCGCTTCGCGAGATGGGCGCATCATCGCGATGGGCTCGGACGCTGAGATGTCCGGCTACATCGGGGACGGTACCCGAGTCGTCGAGCTCGACGGGCACACGGCGATCCCTGGCTTTATCGAGGGGCACGGTCACTACATGGGGGTGGGCCGCTCCACACTTCAGCTGAACCTCATGACGGTTGCCAACTGGGGTGAAGCTGTTGCGATGGTGGAGGCTGCGGTAGCAGACGCAGAGCCTGGGGAACTCATCACCGGCAGGGGCTGGCATCAGGAAAAGTGGGACGTTCGGCCCGAGCCGAATGTCGACGGACTCCCGTTCCACGCGTCGCTGAGTGCAGTATCTCCTGACAATCCCGTGATTCTGCGTCATGCGAGCGGGCACGCGACTTATGCGAATGCCAAGGCTATGGAGCTTTCAGGAATCGACGCGAGTACACCGGACCCCCGCGGCGGTGAGATCGTCAGGGACGCTTCGGGTAATCCGATCGGGGCCTTCCGCGAGACGGCGGGTGGCCTTCTGGGCCCAGCACAACGAGGTGCCGCATCTCCGGACCCGGCACGTGTCGCGCTCCTGGCTCAGGAAGAGTCGTTTTCCAAGGGTATTACGTCGTTCCAAGATGCGGGGTCGGGTTTTGGCTCCGTCGACCTCTGGAAAGACCTCGTGGACGACGGATCTCTCAAGATCCGTCTCTACGTGATGCTACGCGGGAGCAACGACAGCTTCCGCGAGAAGCTGGCCGACTACCGTATGATCGGGTACGGAGATCGACTGACTGTGCGGGCGATCAAACACTCGATTGACGGAGCGCTTGGCTCACATGGTGCGTGGCTGTTAGAGCCCTATGACGACCTGCCCACAAGCACCGGCCTCAACACGACGCCGGTCGAGGTGATCACCGAGACGGCCGCTCTCGCCATGGAGCATGGATACCAACTGAACGTCCACGCGATCGGGGATCGGGCGAATCGAGAGACACTCGACATCTTTGAAGCGGCATACGTTACCGCCGGTGGTGAGGACTACCGGTGGCGCGTTGAGCATGCGCAGCACCTGAACCCCGATGACATCGGGCGGTTTGGGGAGTTGGGTGTGATCGCCGCTATGCAGGGCGTACATGCGACGTCGGACGGTCCGTGGGTCGAACCGAAGTTGGGTGCGCAGCGGGCCGCGGAAGGCGCATACGTGTGGCAGAAGCTCATGGAGTCGGGGGCCGTGATCATGAACGGTACGGATGCTCCCGTCGAAGATGTCGATCCCATGGTCAGCTATTACTCGACGGTCTCCCGTGTCATGAACAACGGTGAGGTCTACTTCCCGAACCAACGGATGAGCCGGCTGGAAGCGCTCAAGTCTTACACGATCAACGCAGCGTACGGCGCCTTTGAGGACGACGTCAAAGGATCGTTGGTCGTTGGCAAGTTCGCGGACATTACGGTCTTATCGCAGGACATCATGACGATCGATGAGGCCGCGATTCCGGACACGGAAATCGTCTACACGATCGTGGGTGGCGAAGTCGTCTACGAGGGTGGTCGCTAA
- a CDS encoding DUF481 domain-containing protein: protein MTTPKLHRSAMAIAFFSCLLAASVHAQDAPDLWRAQLELGFNGSSGNSSFGILRTGGALSRAQTDIYEFEVSALVRYGKSEDRIIADDMRSTIKFDWKPASDFSPFIFVTASRDQIRKIDSRVSGGAGAKWTFGRSEDEASKASFSLAATLDREDFALDAGATEEEISITARWSTRLKLDHTFASGAKIGHVTFWQPKIDSFSDYIVEMTTSLSTRLLSNLSLAVEHEFIHDEIPAPGAKPNDQKFSVVLRVSL from the coding sequence ATGACGACCCCCAAGCTGCACCGCAGCGCCATGGCGATAGCCTTTTTCTCCTGCCTATTGGCCGCTTCGGTACACGCACAGGACGCTCCCGACCTCTGGAGGGCCCAACTCGAGTTGGGGTTCAACGGCTCCTCTGGAAACAGCTCCTTTGGAATCCTCCGCACCGGCGGAGCGCTGTCGCGGGCACAGACTGACATCTACGAATTCGAAGTCTCAGCACTAGTGCGCTACGGCAAGAGTGAAGACCGCATCATTGCCGACGACATGCGCAGCACCATAAAGTTCGACTGGAAGCCAGCCTCGGACTTCTCACCCTTCATATTCGTCACAGCTTCGCGGGATCAAATCCGCAAGATCGATTCGCGAGTCAGCGGTGGTGCCGGCGCGAAATGGACGTTCGGCCGCAGTGAGGACGAAGCGAGTAAGGCTTCGTTCAGCCTCGCCGCCACACTCGACCGTGAGGACTTTGCCCTCGATGCCGGGGCTACGGAGGAAGAAATCAGCATCACGGCGCGGTGGAGCACACGCCTCAAACTCGATCACACATTTGCGTCGGGGGCCAAAATCGGACACGTGACGTTTTGGCAGCCTAAGATCGACTCGTTCAGTGACTACATCGTCGAAATGACAACGTCACTCTCGACTCGACTCCTTTCCAATCTCTCGCTCGCCGTGGAACACGAGTTCATACACGATGAGATCCCGGCCCCGGGAGCCAAGCCGAACGACCAGAAATTTTCGGTCGTGTTGAGGGTCAGCCTCTGA
- a CDS encoding cyclic nucleotide-binding domain-containing protein produces MTHLLARLAGALHLREGEGNTLAIMAGFLFLNTANTTLLSAAKNGLFLSVYPGSLIPHAVIAAALLTAVTAIVFTGVISGTARRRLALWLTLGLVASILVARFLFEYDPRSSFLIYLWLSAVQVLVVTHAWDYVGDLLTGRQAKRLLPLIGMGASIGAILGGAAVVPAAGSFGTSNLLLISAGLLLAALPFLWAVPEPHTEEEEDAIDTGAVKAFFTGAGRGFRALGHEKLLRLLAFGIIALTLTGTLIDLQLKVALQENFTRDQITAVYGLMSTVVGTGTLFLQFWASRFLFPKLGVSMAAMLQGGALTLASGGLAVTGGVYALAGLQSLDDILQHALQKPVEQVSLLPFPGKIKSAAMATLGGVLSPLSKAAAGGLALALATRAELLPLITVASAAVAFMIYTRHRTTYMAALENALARHAVDFTGRNDTPFLVGREALAVIDKAFDDPDPTVVVFAASLLEQLPVEESIPRATKLLGHDIPEVRAEAATVLSRLEHDDDDFAAVAVVERLRTEDDFSVIAALVSAAGCLPGIRPKEIRRYEEHEDRAVRRAALGATTRLGDDNSEKLREFLGGDDHEARIVAVGVVGDLVLEEFLPEVADAIGDITARPMVLEALALLGKPAVPTMAGLLTRRDLSLPTRRSIVTALASIEGSAARDSLIALAEEPALGPAAMNSLLRMRVAGRIDPIDPATLQGTMEEEMAKGLRFSLAASGLRSMAGDNPEAIFVARELESLRARSLHRVLRVLSLSYDTRRLSPVATALLSKDIARVSNALELLEGSISQDTAALVMPFMEAAAENFPEWRTIELVPDAITILQNPGETLTNEKDWWPRSLGLHVLGRDDEISTPGRHKNKADDAQEDEAMIPLIEKVMILKGSELFRNFPGPDLAGIASLAQVVYLEPDEVLFNQGEEGDAFYMVVQGGVRITRGATELAILGTREGFGEMAILDQETRSATATAAEATTLLRIGQDSFDQLIEQNPTVARGIYRVLTERLRNTLEQVAAG; encoded by the coding sequence GTGACCCATCTCTTAGCGCGCTTAGCTGGCGCACTGCACCTCAGGGAAGGCGAGGGCAACACCCTCGCGATCATGGCGGGGTTCCTCTTCTTGAACACCGCCAACACGACCCTGCTTTCCGCAGCTAAGAATGGGCTCTTTTTGTCGGTCTATCCGGGATCGCTGATCCCGCACGCTGTAATTGCCGCCGCCCTACTGACGGCGGTAACAGCCATCGTGTTCACCGGAGTGATCTCTGGAACTGCGCGACGCCGCCTCGCGCTTTGGCTGACACTTGGTCTCGTCGCATCGATCCTCGTTGCCCGCTTTCTGTTCGAATACGACCCCCGCTCATCGTTCCTGATCTACCTGTGGCTCTCAGCGGTCCAGGTGCTCGTGGTCACGCACGCTTGGGACTACGTGGGCGATCTGCTGACAGGACGCCAGGCCAAGAGACTCCTCCCGCTGATCGGTATGGGCGCCTCGATAGGCGCCATCCTAGGTGGAGCGGCAGTCGTGCCCGCCGCCGGGAGCTTCGGCACGTCCAACCTGCTCCTAATCTCCGCTGGCCTGCTGCTGGCCGCACTCCCCTTCCTATGGGCCGTCCCTGAACCACATACCGAGGAGGAAGAAGACGCGATCGACACTGGAGCGGTGAAGGCATTCTTCACCGGCGCCGGGAGAGGTTTTCGAGCCCTCGGTCACGAGAAGCTCCTTCGACTCCTCGCCTTCGGGATCATAGCGCTGACACTTACGGGGACTCTGATCGATCTGCAGTTGAAGGTGGCACTGCAAGAGAACTTCACCCGTGATCAGATCACCGCCGTCTATGGCTTGATGTCGACCGTGGTCGGAACTGGCACGCTTTTTCTGCAATTCTGGGCGTCGCGATTCTTGTTTCCGAAACTCGGCGTCTCGATGGCGGCCATGCTACAAGGTGGCGCACTGACCTTGGCCTCCGGCGGACTCGCTGTAACGGGTGGCGTGTACGCCTTGGCCGGGCTCCAGTCGTTGGACGACATCCTACAGCATGCGTTGCAGAAGCCAGTTGAACAGGTCTCGTTACTCCCGTTCCCCGGCAAGATAAAGAGCGCCGCCATGGCGACGCTGGGCGGCGTCCTGAGCCCCCTCTCGAAGGCTGCTGCGGGTGGATTGGCACTCGCCCTAGCGACCAGAGCCGAGTTGCTACCCCTAATCACAGTCGCTTCTGCGGCAGTGGCGTTTATGATCTACACACGCCACCGCACCACCTATATGGCTGCGCTTGAGAACGCTCTCGCACGACACGCGGTTGACTTCACGGGGCGCAACGACACTCCCTTCCTGGTCGGCCGGGAAGCGCTCGCGGTCATCGACAAGGCCTTCGACGATCCAGACCCCACCGTAGTGGTATTCGCAGCCTCATTGCTCGAACAACTCCCGGTCGAGGAATCGATTCCGAGAGCCACCAAACTCTTGGGGCACGACATCCCGGAGGTCCGGGCGGAAGCCGCCACGGTTCTATCCAGACTCGAGCACGACGACGACGACTTCGCAGCCGTAGCGGTGGTCGAACGACTGAGAACCGAAGACGACTTTTCGGTGATCGCGGCCCTAGTCTCCGCGGCGGGATGCCTCCCAGGGATCCGACCGAAGGAGATTCGGCGCTACGAAGAACATGAAGACCGAGCTGTGCGAAGAGCTGCACTGGGCGCGACAACCCGGCTCGGGGACGACAACAGCGAGAAGCTCAGAGAATTCCTGGGTGGGGACGATCACGAAGCGCGAATCGTGGCGGTGGGGGTCGTCGGGGATCTCGTTCTCGAAGAGTTCCTTCCCGAGGTCGCGGATGCGATCGGCGACATCACCGCCCGTCCAATGGTTCTTGAGGCGCTCGCATTACTCGGAAAGCCCGCCGTCCCGACCATGGCTGGGCTCCTGACGCGTCGAGATCTTTCACTCCCGACACGGCGGAGTATTGTGACTGCGCTGGCTTCCATCGAGGGAAGCGCAGCACGCGACTCCTTGATCGCCCTCGCGGAAGAACCCGCGCTCGGCCCGGCGGCGATGAACTCGCTGCTCCGCATGCGCGTCGCAGGTCGAATCGACCCTATCGACCCGGCCACGCTCCAAGGCACCATGGAAGAGGAGATGGCGAAGGGGCTGAGATTTTCCTTAGCGGCAAGCGGTCTCCGCTCGATGGCGGGAGACAATCCGGAGGCTATCTTCGTTGCCCGAGAGCTCGAAAGTCTAAGGGCACGGTCCCTTCACCGCGTTTTGCGGGTGCTCTCGCTGTCTTACGACACGCGTCGCCTGTCACCGGTAGCCACGGCGCTTCTGAGCAAGGACATCGCACGCGTGAGCAACGCACTCGAACTGCTCGAGGGCTCGATCTCTCAAGACACGGCCGCGCTAGTCATGCCCTTTATGGAAGCAGCGGCCGAGAATTTCCCAGAGTGGAGAACGATCGAGCTCGTGCCGGACGCGATCACGATCTTACAGAACCCGGGCGAGACACTGACGAACGAGAAAGACTGGTGGCCGAGATCCCTCGGCCTACACGTGCTGGGCCGAGACGACGAAATCTCGACACCCGGCCGCCACAAAAACAAAGCAGATGATGCACAAGAGGATGAAGCCATGATCCCCCTGATCGAGAAGGTCATGATCCTGAAGGGCTCCGAGCTCTTCCGAAATTTCCCAGGCCCGGATCTCGCGGGTATCGCCTCCCTGGCGCAGGTGGTCTATCTCGAGCCCGACGAGGTTCTGTTCAACCAAGGGGAGGAAGGAGATGCCTTCTACATGGTCGTGCAGGGAGGTGTGCGCATCACCCGCGGAGCCACAGAACTCGCGATTTTGGGAACGCGTGAAGGATTTGGTGAGATGGCCATTCTGGACCAAGAAACCCGCTCAGCAACGGCCACGGCCGCGGAGGCGACGACCCTCCTGCGCATCGGCCAGGATTCGTTCGACCAGTTGATCGAGCAGAACCCGACCGTTGCAAGAGGGATCTATCGCGTGCTCACCGAGCGTTTGAGGAACACGCTCGAACAGGTCGCCGCAGGATGA